The following coding sequences are from one Haploplasma axanthum window:
- a CDS encoding phytoene desaturase family protein — translation MKKVVVIGAGTAGLAAAVRLQHKGYDVTIYEKNKKIGGRMYQLDIEGFKFDVGPTIVMMKDIYEELFIYTGVNPNNYIRMVRLDPMFKLEFPDGTILHATNDLVKMTEDNEMFSEKDAQGYLAYLADVYKRYLVAKKYFIERSFRKPSDFYNLGTMRQALKLKTFSNAYDSIGKFVESEKLKQSLAFQTLYIGVSPFTGPSIYTIIPMIELLYGVWYIKGGMYQMAKAMEKRFLELGGTIKLNQNVEEIVIENKVAKGIIVNDEMIEADIVLSNADFPYAMDNLIRDNKYKKKYIPKKIDKMTYSSSSFMIYLGMKKKYQTSLHTIYFTSNFKKNVDDLFMDNIPDDPSFYVYSPTQLDESLAPADKEVLYILVPVPNLHHTKNKWDKKEEYADFILDILSKKEGFENVKNDIEVMKIFTPHDFEEKFNLKFGATFGLRPTLLQSNYFRPQVKSKYVNNLYFTGSSNHPGAGVPIVLTSSKLAVNEILKDDKNE, via the coding sequence ATGAAGAAAGTAGTTGTTATTGGGGCGGGAACTGCAGGACTTGCAGCGGCGGTTAGATTACAACATAAAGGTTATGATGTAACTATATATGAAAAAAACAAAAAAATAGGCGGGAGAATGTATCAATTAGACATTGAAGGTTTTAAATTTGATGTTGGACCAACGATTGTAATGATGAAAGATATCTACGAAGAACTTTTTATATATACAGGAGTTAATCCTAATAACTATATTAGGATGGTTCGCTTAGATCCAATGTTTAAGTTAGAGTTTCCAGATGGAACTATTCTACACGCTACAAATGATTTAGTTAAAATGACTGAAGATAATGAAATGTTTAGTGAAAAAGATGCTCAGGGATATTTAGCATATTTAGCAGATGTCTATAAGCGTTATTTAGTTGCTAAAAAATATTTCATTGAAAGATCATTTAGAAAACCAAGTGATTTTTATAATTTGGGAACAATGCGACAAGCATTGAAATTAAAAACATTTAGCAATGCATATGATTCAATTGGTAAATTTGTAGAAAGTGAGAAATTAAAACAATCACTAGCTTTTCAAACTTTATATATTGGAGTCTCACCATTTACGGGGCCATCAATATATACTATCATTCCAATGATTGAGCTATTGTATGGTGTTTGGTATATTAAGGGTGGTATGTATCAAATGGCTAAAGCAATGGAAAAAAGATTTTTAGAGCTTGGTGGAACAATAAAATTAAATCAAAATGTTGAAGAAATAGTAATTGAGAATAAAGTAGCAAAAGGAATTATTGTAAATGATGAGATGATTGAAGCAGATATTGTTTTATCAAATGCTGATTTCCCATATGCAATGGATAATTTGATAAGAGATAATAAATATAAGAAAAAGTATATTCCTAAAAAAATTGATAAGATGACATATTCATCATCATCATTCATGATTTATTTAGGAATGAAAAAGAAATATCAAACAAGTCTTCACACGATATATTTCACTTCGAATTTTAAAAAGAATGTGGATGATTTATTTATGGATAATATTCCAGATGATCCATCATTCTATGTTTATTCACCAACACAATTAGATGAAAGTCTTGCTCCAGCTGATAAAGAAGTTCTTTACATTTTAGTACCGGTTCCAAATCTACATCATACAAAAAACAAATGGGATAAAAAGGAAGAGTATGCTGATTTTATCTTAGATATACTAAGTAAAAAAGAAGGTTTTGAAAATGTTAAAAATGATATTGAAGTAATGAAGATATTTACACCACATGATTTTGAAGAAAAATTCAATTTAAAATTTGGTGCAACTTTTGGTCTAAGACCAACATTATTACAAAGTAATTACTTTAGACCACAAGTTAAATCAAAATATGTTAATAATCTTTATTTCACAGGAAGCAGTAATCATCCAGGAGCAGGTGTTCCAATTGTTTTAACATCGTCTAAACTAGCCGTAAATGAAATATTAAAGGATGATAAAAATGAATAA
- a CDS encoding TetR/AcrR family transcriptional regulator — MQEQRFENMREEAKSKIKDAGLLLFSTKGFTQVSIQDIAKSANISTGLMYRYYKSKKDLFEELVFEATSSMDFLPQMIEYIKDPKIVVLELVSGMLNSMTESFKTARLLSLMSLAFLNDSIDNRDFIMEKFSNLYVQLSKVLEEGQKSGVFRSGNALAMATHLFTTIQGVANAQLVNENYVLPSVDMITAFIIK; from the coding sequence ATGCAAGAACAACGTTTTGAAAACATGCGAGAGGAAGCAAAAAGTAAAATTAAAGATGCAGGTTTATTGCTGTTTTCTACAAAAGGATTTACACAAGTAAGTATACAAGATATTGCAAAATCTGCAAATATAAGTACGGGATTAATGTATAGATACTATAAATCAAAGAAAGATTTATTTGAAGAACTAGTTTTTGAAGCAACCAGTTCGATGGACTTTTTACCACAAATGATTGAGTATATCAAAGATCCTAAAATTGTTGTTTTAGAATTAGTTTCAGGAATGTTAAATTCAATGACTGAAAGTTTTAAAACAGCGAGATTATTATCATTGATGTCATTAGCTTTTTTAAATGATTCAATCGATAATAGAGATTTCATAATGGAAAAATTTAGTAATCTGTATGTTCAACTATCGAAGGTTTTAGAAGAAGGTCAAAAAAGTGGTGTATTTAGAAGTGGAAATGCTTTAGCAATGGCTACACATTTATTTACAACTATTCAAGGTGTTGCAAATGCTCAATTGGTAAATGAGAATTATGTTTTACCTAGTGTTGATATGATTACTGCATTTATAATTAAGTAA
- a CDS encoding GNAT family N-acetyltransferase: MAIRHSLKMKKVTIEDLDQYNELLRYVFQVTNRDLTQTGWEEAEIIKDKSPALEKANVIGWFDQDKLVSQIAVYDFNVRIYGKTFKMAGVTGVGTFPEYANKGLMQKLIYQSLVEMKEKDQTIAYLFPYSIPYYRKKGWELISNKISYEISDYQLPKYHKVSGDVVRVDPEGDEVKEAYLIFAMKTHGALLRDDIAWSEYFRWDRPDIMAAVYYSEKEKLEGALIYYIDEEIFYIKEMHFLNEDARTALWNFVSAHFSMISKVKGDTYTDELLSFLLEDADIKESISPYFMGRIVDVVGFIKQYPFKADTHDRKWIFNLSDPLLEWNSGTFELFISKDGKGEINRVQKKVEDSIDIGSLTTMLLGYKRPEYLKQIRRINASDETIDMLEDAIEQQAPYFSDYF, translated from the coding sequence AACTCAAACTGGTTGGGAAGAAGCAGAAATAATTAAAGATAAATCCCCTGCACTTGAAAAAGCTAATGTTATTGGATGGTTTGATCAAGATAAGTTGGTTTCACAAATAGCAGTTTATGATTTCAATGTTAGAATTTATGGAAAAACGTTTAAAATGGCTGGGGTAACTGGTGTTGGAACTTTTCCGGAATATGCAAATAAAGGTTTAATGCAGAAACTGATCTATCAATCTTTGGTTGAAATGAAAGAAAAGGACCAAACTATTGCATATCTCTTTCCATATTCAATTCCTTACTATAGAAAAAAAGGATGGGAATTAATAAGTAATAAAATTAGTTATGAAATTAGTGACTATCAATTACCTAAATATCATAAGGTATCAGGCGATGTTGTTAGAGTTGATCCTGAAGGTGATGAGGTAAAAGAAGCTTATTTAATATTCGCTATGAAAACGCATGGGGCCTTATTAAGAGATGATATCGCATGGAGTGAATATTTTAGATGGGATAGACCAGATATTATGGCTGCTGTTTATTATAGTGAGAAAGAAAAGTTAGAAGGAGCTTTAATATATTATATAGATGAGGAAATATTTTATATTAAAGAGATGCATTTTTTAAATGAAGATGCGAGAACTGCTCTATGGAATTTTGTAAGTGCACATTTTTCAATGATAAGTAAAGTTAAAGGGGATACTTATACTGATGAACTACTATCATTTTTATTAGAAGATGCAGATATTAAAGAGAGTATCTCACCATATTTTATGGGGAGAATTGTCGATGTTGTTGGTTTTATAAAACAATATCCATTTAAAGCAGATACACATGATAGAAAATGGATATTTAATTTATCTGATCCATTACTTGAATGGAATTCTGGCACTTTTGAATTATTTATTTCGAAAGATGGAAAAGGAGAAATAAATAGAGTTCAAAAGAAGGTTGAAGATAGTATAGATATTGGATCCCTTACTACGATGCTTTTAGGATATAAACGTCCTGAGTACTTAAAACAAATAAGAAGAATCAATGCAAGTGATGAAACAATAGATATGTTAGAAGATGCTATAGAACAACAAGCTCCTTATTTTTCAGATTATTTTTAG